One Pieris brassicae chromosome 11, ilPieBrab1.1, whole genome shotgun sequence DNA window includes the following coding sequences:
- the LOC123716060 gene encoding adenylyl cyclase X E isoform X5, which yields MNNRIETYLISRPPRPMADYKPFRRPSVGLNKIINPRSRHRRSENRNYRRTTAFMDENLVEYQQMLKAADAQMAKEIEDMTSGKEHFKQESKLNRFTLMYKSIKLEKSYLLLPDPLFKYYITCCLVIFLLITTVNILTTSWSQEFEWYVWVPVAILIVILIILQPLTWFQFFWTKYKGVNEPKGRFLRYIYDLSVMIIKSTKVRTAIYMVISLGLAITSILEVLGCNVKEEDPTEIQTYCISSWHVTQCWSLALLLNFIFSRVFFMFKWVVAGGMTIFYLFVIWEMKGAFFSTGSTWDIGLDPRISQSLSVFFITITLYWIDRSTEYRHRLDHLWQKQLTEEQEEAETMLKVNNMLLENILPAHVVQVYLDLNRPIDELYYEKYDNVAVMFASLTDYKLGIESDTELSDKLILSILDEVISDFDRLLLMGSSLYKVEKIKVAGWTYMAACGLDPNRRGSFDTSSYCSVGDRNQNNLYNRAIVVTMVEFAAAMMMQLQNFNRGSFQSFEGLNLRIGISNGEVAAGVVGSLKPLYDIWGNAVNLASRMDSTGERGRIQVTENTAFILDECGILTTYRGETFVKGAGYIKTYYVPLDENFHLVKKEQSQSFFKNQNYYSARNSKLTDTSIDSFESESHHSLNIGELSTDYSDHTEDDIANIDDTENDNIDDIKVMGTHTPRNHLSDTSSDFDNNSIIETPC from the exons atgaataatagaatagaaacatatttaatttcgaGACCACCTAGG cCAATGGCTGACTATAAACCATTTCGACGACCATCAGTGGgtctcaataaaataattaacccGCGATCGAGACATAGA CGATCGGAAAATAGAAACTATCGCAGGACGACCGCGTTTATGGATGAAAATTTGGTGGAGTATCAGCAAATGTTGAAAGCGGCTGATGCGCAAATGGCTAAGGAAATAGAAGATATGACAAGCGGaaa AGAACACTTCAAGCAggaatcaaaattaaatagattCACACTTATGTACAAGAGTATAAAACTAGAGAAATCTTACCTCCTATTACCAGATCCTCTGTTCAAGTATTACATAACATGCTGCCTagttatctttttattaatcacaACTGTCAACATACTAACAACGAGTTG GTCACAAGAGTTTGAGTGGTACGTCTGGGTTCCTGTtgcaattttaattgtaatccTAATTATACTCCAACCCCTCACATGGTTCCAATTTTTTTGGACGAAATACAAAGGTGTTAACGAGCCCAAAGGACGGTTTCTACGCTACATCTATGATTTATCAGTGATGATAATTAAATCTACAAAAGTTAGAACTGCTATTTATATGGTGATCAGCTTAGGCTTGGCAATCACGTCCATTCTTGAGGTCCTTGGGTGTAACGTAAAAGAGGAAGATCCAACTGAAATTCAAACGTATTGCATTTCGTCGTGG CACGTGACACAATGTTGGAGTTTGGCTCTTCTCCTGAACTTCATCTTCAGCCGTGTCTTCTTTATGTTCAAATGGGTCGTAGCTGGTGGAATGACAATTTTTTACTTGTTCGTAATATGGGAGATGAAAGGTGCCTTCTTTTCCACTGGAAGTACATGGGACATTGGCCTAGATCCTCGTATCTCTCAAAGTCTATCTGTGTTTTTTATCACAATAACCTTGTATTGGATCGACAGAAGTACTGAATATAGACACCGTTTAGACCACTTGTGGCAGAAACAATTAACCGAAGAACAAGAAGAAGCTGAGACAatgttaaaagttaataatatgctgttggaaaatattttacccGCTCACGTAG tacaagtttatttagatttaaacaGACCCATTGATGAATTATACTATGAAAAATACGATAACGTCGCAGTTATGTTTGCGTCCCTTACTGATTACAAATTGGGAATTGAGAGTGATACGGAGCTAAGTGATAAGCTCATTTTAAGTATACTTGATGAAGTCATATCAGATTTTGATCGG CTTTTATTAATGGGTTCATCGCTGTATaaagtagaaaaaataaaGGTTGCCGGCTGGACGTATATGGCGGCGTGTGGACTGGACCCAAATAGAAGGGGATCGTTTGACACATCATCTTACTGCTCAGTTGGAGATAGAAACCAAAATAACCTATACAATAGAGCAATCGTCGTTACAATGGTTGAATTCGCAGCTGCGATGATGATGCAATTGCAGAACTTTAATCGCGGCTCCTTTCAAAGTTTTGAAGGGCTTAACCTTCGTATTG gaaTTTCTAACGGCGAGGTCGCAGCGGGCGTAGTAGGTTCCCTAAAACCACTATATGATATCTGGGGAAATGCCGTAAACTTAGCATCACGAATGGATTCAACTGGTGAAAGAGGACGAATACAg GTTACTGAAAACACTGCGTTTATTTTGGACGAATGTGGAATTCTTACTACGTACCGAGGAGAAACGTTTGTTAAAGGAGCgggttatattaaaacatattatgttcCTTTGGATGAAAATTTCCACCTTGTCAAGAAAGAACAAAGTCaaagcttttttaaaaatcaaaattactaTAGTGCTAGAAATTCCAAACTTACGGATACCTCTATAGACTCATTTGAATCGGAATCACATCATTCTTTGAACATTGGTGAACTTTCAACAGATTATAGTGACCATACTGAAGACGATATAGCTAATATAGACGATACAGAAAATGATAATATTGATGATATCAAAGTCATGGGGACACACACGCCACGTAACCATTTAAGCGACACATCTTCAGATTTTGACAACAATAGCATAATAGAGACACCATGTTAA
- the LOC123716060 gene encoding adenylyl cyclase X E isoform X4, whose protein sequence is MQDDNLSRTTGSVVLQVGALELLARYSMNSGRATSMLSSIHEFRSQEVEQAGGKQWNWKYLRDQFYQKDLEGLYRKYDNKLRETLIYIYVSLLVFFSTIHITSVVVSTYYKNLEWKSTYLAVAMYLLRVGIPLILLCKSIYIPLKERWCLVPIVTTVILTVDLVLSDITVSIVSAYESSYLQPAYVTVALLAVYIFLPMRNNFIAITLGAIVSASYTFVIAFVSYYSNPQREVMIASYIIYLIGVNLMGIYFRLMNEIITRRSFLDRRACVESTLRLKFVKEQEERLMLSILPEHIMSKVRQDIRHMFLNIRSHSYSHNMRSFSQLYVEEHDNVSILYADVVNYTKISTTLSPLRMVELLNELFGRFDEASEEHDVLRIKFLGDCYYCVSGIPKPTSQHAKNCVDLGLEMIHIIKDVREKRSLNIDMRIGVHSGKILCGLIGIRKWQFDIWSKDVTIANKMESTGKAGKVHITKQTLELLLDYAREYIIEPNFESQNDQFIMNNRIETYLISRPPRPMADYKPFRRPSVGLNKIINPRSRHRRSENRNYRRTTAFMDENLVEYQQMLKAADAQMAKEIEDMTSGKEHFKQESKLNRFTLMYKSIKLEKSYLLLPDPLFKYYITCCLVIFLLITTVNILTTSWSQEFEWYVWVPVAILIVILIILQPLTWFQFFWTKYKGVNEPKGRFLRYIYDLSVMIIKSTKVRTAIYMVISLGLAITSILEVLGCNVKEEDPTEIQTYCISST, encoded by the exons ATG CAGGATGATAATCTATCGCGGACCACCGGCTCTGTGGTATTACAAGTTGGAGCTCTGGAGCTATTGGCGAGATACTCCATGAACTCTGGCCGGGCTACGAGTATGTTGTCTTCTATACACGAGTTCCGAAGCCAAGAGGTAGAACAGGCGGGTGGAAAACAATGGAACTGGAAGTATTTAAGG GATCAGTTCTATCAAAAGGATTTGGAAGGATTATACAGAAAGTACGACAACAAACTAAGGGAgacattgatttatatatatgtatctcTTCTTGTATTCTTTTCCACCATCCACATAACTTCTGTGGTAGTAAGCACTTATTATAAG AATTTAGAATGGAAATCGACGTACCTAGCAGTTGCGATGTACTTATTGCGTGTTGGAATTCCTTTAATACTGTTATGTAAAAGTATTTACATTCCTCTAAAGGAGCGGTGGTGTTTAGTACCAATAGTTACAACTGTCATTCTTACCGTGGATTTGGTTCTCTCAG atatAACAGTGTCAATCGTCTCCGCGTATGAAAGTTCATACCTTCAACCTGCGTATGTCACTGTGGCCTTATTGGCTGTGTACATTTTTCTACCAATGAGAAATAACTTTATTGCTATAACTTTGGGTGCCATCGTTAGTGCATCATACACCTTTGTTATAGCTTTCGTTTCCTATTATAGCAACCCACAAAGAGAGGTAATG ATAGCATCTTACATAATATACCTAATCGGAGTTAATCTCATGGGAATTTACTTCCGCTTGATGAATGAAATTATAACAAGGAGGTCTTTTTTGGACAGACGAGCTTGTGTTGAAAGCACTTTGAGGCTAAAATTCGTTAAGGAACAAGAG GAGCGTCTCATGCTGAGCATTCTACCAGAACACATTATGTCCAAAGTACGACAGGATATAAGACATATGTTTCTGAATATTCGCTCACACAGTTATAGCCACAATATGAGATCCTTTAG CCAATTATACGTTGAAGAGCATGACAACGTGAGTATATTGTACGCTGACGTTGTGaactatacaaaaatatctacCACATTATCTCCTTTGAGGATGGTTGAGTTATTAAACGAGCTTTTTGGAAGATTTGACGAAGCATCTGAA GAACATGATGTTCTAAGAATCAAGTTCTTAGGGGACTGCTATTATTGCGTCAGCGGTATACCCAAGCCAACATCGCAACATGCGAAGAACTGCGTTGATTTGGGGCTTGAAATGATCCATATAATTAAGGACGTCAg agAAAAACGCTCACTAAACATTGACATGAGAATCGGCGTACACTCAGGAAAGATTTTGTGTGGCCTAATTGGAATAAGGAAATGGCAGTTTGATATTTGGTCAAAAGATGTCACTATTGCTAATAAAATGGAATCAACAGGAAAAGCTGg aaaagtaCACATCACAAAACAAACTCTGGAATTGCTATTGGACTACGCACGGGAATACATAATTGAACCAAATTTTGAATCTCAAAATGatcaatttattatgaataatagaatagaaacatatttaatttcgaGACCACCTAGG cCAATGGCTGACTATAAACCATTTCGACGACCATCAGTGGgtctcaataaaataattaacccGCGATCGAGACATAGA CGATCGGAAAATAGAAACTATCGCAGGACGACCGCGTTTATGGATGAAAATTTGGTGGAGTATCAGCAAATGTTGAAAGCGGCTGATGCGCAAATGGCTAAGGAAATAGAAGATATGACAAGCGGaaa AGAACACTTCAAGCAggaatcaaaattaaatagattCACACTTATGTACAAGAGTATAAAACTAGAGAAATCTTACCTCCTATTACCAGATCCTCTGTTCAAGTATTACATAACATGCTGCCTagttatctttttattaatcacaACTGTCAACATACTAACAACGAGTTG GTCACAAGAGTTTGAGTGGTACGTCTGGGTTCCTGTtgcaattttaattgtaatccTAATTATACTCCAACCCCTCACATGGTTCCAATTTTTTTGGACGAAATACAAAGGTGTTAACGAGCCCAAAGGACGGTTTCTACGCTACATCTATGATTTATCAGTGATGATAATTAAATCTACAAAAGTTAGAACTGCTATTTATATGGTGATCAGCTTAGGCTTGGCAATCACGTCCATTCTTGAGGTCCTTGGGTGTAACGTAAAAGAGGAAGATCCAACTGAAATTCAAACGTATTGCATTTCGTC CACGTGA
- the LOC123716060 gene encoding adenylate cyclase type 1 isoform X6, with protein MQDDNLSRTTGSVVLQVGALELLARYSMNSGRATSMLSSIHEFRSQEVEQAGGKQWNWKYLRDQFYQKDLEGLYRKYDNKLRETLIYIYVSLLVFFSTIHITSVVVSTYYKNLEWKSTYLAVAMYLLRVGIPLILLCKSIYIPLKERWCLVPIVTTVILTVDLVLSDITVSIVSAYESSYLQPAYVTVALLAVYIFLPMRNNFIAITLGAIVSASYTFVIAFVSYYSNPQREVMIASYIIYLIGVNLMGIYFRLMNEIITRRSFLDRRACVESTLRLKFVKEQEERLMLSILPEHIMSKVRQDIRHMFLNIRSHSYSHNMRSFSQLYVEEHDNVSILYADVVNYTKISTTLSPLRMVELLNELFGRFDEASEEHDVLRIKFLGDCYYCVSGIPKPTSQHAKNCVDLGLEMIHIIKDVREKRSLNIDMRIGVHSGKILCGLIGIRKWQFDIWSKDVTIANKMESTGKAGKVHITKQTLELLLDYAREYIIEPNFESQNDQFIMNNRIETYLISRPPRPMADYKPFRRPSVGLNKIINPRSRHR; from the exons ATG CAGGATGATAATCTATCGCGGACCACCGGCTCTGTGGTATTACAAGTTGGAGCTCTGGAGCTATTGGCGAGATACTCCATGAACTCTGGCCGGGCTACGAGTATGTTGTCTTCTATACACGAGTTCCGAAGCCAAGAGGTAGAACAGGCGGGTGGAAAACAATGGAACTGGAAGTATTTAAGG GATCAGTTCTATCAAAAGGATTTGGAAGGATTATACAGAAAGTACGACAACAAACTAAGGGAgacattgatttatatatatgtatctcTTCTTGTATTCTTTTCCACCATCCACATAACTTCTGTGGTAGTAAGCACTTATTATAAG AATTTAGAATGGAAATCGACGTACCTAGCAGTTGCGATGTACTTATTGCGTGTTGGAATTCCTTTAATACTGTTATGTAAAAGTATTTACATTCCTCTAAAGGAGCGGTGGTGTTTAGTACCAATAGTTACAACTGTCATTCTTACCGTGGATTTGGTTCTCTCAG atatAACAGTGTCAATCGTCTCCGCGTATGAAAGTTCATACCTTCAACCTGCGTATGTCACTGTGGCCTTATTGGCTGTGTACATTTTTCTACCAATGAGAAATAACTTTATTGCTATAACTTTGGGTGCCATCGTTAGTGCATCATACACCTTTGTTATAGCTTTCGTTTCCTATTATAGCAACCCACAAAGAGAGGTAATG ATAGCATCTTACATAATATACCTAATCGGAGTTAATCTCATGGGAATTTACTTCCGCTTGATGAATGAAATTATAACAAGGAGGTCTTTTTTGGACAGACGAGCTTGTGTTGAAAGCACTTTGAGGCTAAAATTCGTTAAGGAACAAGAG GAGCGTCTCATGCTGAGCATTCTACCAGAACACATTATGTCCAAAGTACGACAGGATATAAGACATATGTTTCTGAATATTCGCTCACACAGTTATAGCCACAATATGAGATCCTTTAG CCAATTATACGTTGAAGAGCATGACAACGTGAGTATATTGTACGCTGACGTTGTGaactatacaaaaatatctacCACATTATCTCCTTTGAGGATGGTTGAGTTATTAAACGAGCTTTTTGGAAGATTTGACGAAGCATCTGAA GAACATGATGTTCTAAGAATCAAGTTCTTAGGGGACTGCTATTATTGCGTCAGCGGTATACCCAAGCCAACATCGCAACATGCGAAGAACTGCGTTGATTTGGGGCTTGAAATGATCCATATAATTAAGGACGTCAg agAAAAACGCTCACTAAACATTGACATGAGAATCGGCGTACACTCAGGAAAGATTTTGTGTGGCCTAATTGGAATAAGGAAATGGCAGTTTGATATTTGGTCAAAAGATGTCACTATTGCTAATAAAATGGAATCAACAGGAAAAGCTGg aaaagtaCACATCACAAAACAAACTCTGGAATTGCTATTGGACTACGCACGGGAATACATAATTGAACCAAATTTTGAATCTCAAAATGatcaatttattatgaataatagaatagaaacatatttaatttcgaGACCACCTAGG cCAATGGCTGACTATAAACCATTTCGACGACCATCAGTGGgtctcaataaaataattaacccGCGATCGAGACATAGA TAG
- the LOC123716060 gene encoding adenylyl cyclase X E isoform X7 produces the protein MQDDNLSRTTGSVVLQVGALELLARYSMNSGRATSMLSSIHEFRSQEVEQAGGKQWNWKYLRDQFYQKDLEGLYRKYDNKLRETLIYIYVSLLVFFSTIHITSVVVSTYYKNLEWKSTYLAVAMYLLRVGIPLILLCKSIYIPLKERWCLVPIVTTVILTVDLVLSDITVSIVSAYESSYLQPAYVTVALLAVYIFLPMRNNFIAITLGAIVSASYTFVIAFVSYYSNPQREVMIASYIIYLIGVNLMGIYFRLMNEIITRRSFLDRRACVESTLRLKFVKEQEERLMLSILPEHIMSKVRQDIRHMFLNIRSHSYSHNMRSFSQLYVEEHDNVSILYADVVNYTKISTTLSPLRMVELLNELFGRFDEASEEHDVLRIKFLGDCYYCVSGIPKPTSQHAKNCVDLGLEMIHIIKDVRKVINYTYLLLLEKNAH, from the exons ATG CAGGATGATAATCTATCGCGGACCACCGGCTCTGTGGTATTACAAGTTGGAGCTCTGGAGCTATTGGCGAGATACTCCATGAACTCTGGCCGGGCTACGAGTATGTTGTCTTCTATACACGAGTTCCGAAGCCAAGAGGTAGAACAGGCGGGTGGAAAACAATGGAACTGGAAGTATTTAAGG GATCAGTTCTATCAAAAGGATTTGGAAGGATTATACAGAAAGTACGACAACAAACTAAGGGAgacattgatttatatatatgtatctcTTCTTGTATTCTTTTCCACCATCCACATAACTTCTGTGGTAGTAAGCACTTATTATAAG AATTTAGAATGGAAATCGACGTACCTAGCAGTTGCGATGTACTTATTGCGTGTTGGAATTCCTTTAATACTGTTATGTAAAAGTATTTACATTCCTCTAAAGGAGCGGTGGTGTTTAGTACCAATAGTTACAACTGTCATTCTTACCGTGGATTTGGTTCTCTCAG atatAACAGTGTCAATCGTCTCCGCGTATGAAAGTTCATACCTTCAACCTGCGTATGTCACTGTGGCCTTATTGGCTGTGTACATTTTTCTACCAATGAGAAATAACTTTATTGCTATAACTTTGGGTGCCATCGTTAGTGCATCATACACCTTTGTTATAGCTTTCGTTTCCTATTATAGCAACCCACAAAGAGAGGTAATG ATAGCATCTTACATAATATACCTAATCGGAGTTAATCTCATGGGAATTTACTTCCGCTTGATGAATGAAATTATAACAAGGAGGTCTTTTTTGGACAGACGAGCTTGTGTTGAAAGCACTTTGAGGCTAAAATTCGTTAAGGAACAAGAG GAGCGTCTCATGCTGAGCATTCTACCAGAACACATTATGTCCAAAGTACGACAGGATATAAGACATATGTTTCTGAATATTCGCTCACACAGTTATAGCCACAATATGAGATCCTTTAG CCAATTATACGTTGAAGAGCATGACAACGTGAGTATATTGTACGCTGACGTTGTGaactatacaaaaatatctacCACATTATCTCCTTTGAGGATGGTTGAGTTATTAAACGAGCTTTTTGGAAGATTTGACGAAGCATCTGAA GAACATGATGTTCTAAGAATCAAGTTCTTAGGGGACTGCTATTATTGCGTCAGCGGTATACCCAAGCCAACATCGCAACATGCGAAGAACTGCGTTGATTTGGGGCTTGAAATGATCCATATAATTAAGGACGTCAg GAAAGTTATCaattatacttatttgttattattagagAAAAACGCTCACTAA